From one Treponema denticola genomic stretch:
- a CDS encoding FKBP-type peptidyl-prolyl cis-trans isomerase: MMKIEKDTTVSLEYTLKDANGEVLDSSDVMGPLEYIHGYNMIISGLEKALEGKEEGAEFKQVVPPEEAYGEVFDDMIVETTRAQFPEGVKLEVGMDFEAGEGHHARIVRITKIDGDKITIDANHPLAGETLHFDVKVLSVKKTTEEELQALMQQMSGGCGCGCGHEYDEDACGCGCSGCH, from the coding sequence ATGATGAAAATAGAAAAAGACACAACAGTCAGTTTGGAATACACACTGAAAGATGCTAACGGCGAAGTCCTTGACTCGTCCGATGTAATGGGTCCATTGGAGTATATCCACGGATATAATATGATTATTTCAGGCTTGGAAAAAGCCCTTGAAGGCAAAGAAGAAGGAGCCGAGTTTAAGCAGGTTGTTCCTCCTGAAGAAGCCTACGGCGAAGTCTTTGATGACATGATAGTAGAAACAACCAGAGCTCAGTTCCCTGAGGGTGTAAAACTTGAAGTCGGTATGGACTTTGAAGCAGGTGAAGGTCATCACGCCCGAATTGTAAGAATTACAAAAATAGACGGCGACAAGATTACCATAGATGCAAATCATCCGCTGGCAGGAGAAACCCTCCACTTTGATGTAAAAGTCTTATCGGTAAAAAAGACCACCGAAGAAGAATTGCAGGCTTTGATGCAGCAAATGTCCGGAGGCTGCGGATGCGGGTGCGGTCATGAATATGACGAAGACGCTTGCGGCTGCGGATGCTCAGGTTGTCATTAA
- the glpK gene encoding glycerol kinase GlpK: protein MKKYVLAFDQGTTSCRAILFDKDGKKIATAQQEFSQIFPKQGWVEHDAMEIWGKQSGVAREVLERSGVSTQEIAAIGITNQRETTVVWNKKTGRPVYNAIVWQCRRTADICDALKEKGLSDSIRKKTGLIIDAYFSGTKIKWILDNVPEARTLAEKGELLFGNIDTWLIWNLTRGKVHVTDYTNASRTLLFNIHTLQWDKELLKAMDIPESMLPEVKPSSYVYGYTDEHTFGGAKIPIAGAAGDQQAALFGQACFEEGSAKNTYGTGCFMLMNTGEKIIESENGLLTTIAFGIDNSVKYALEGSSFIAGAAVQWLRDELKLIYTAHETEYYAGLVNDTNGVYFVPAFSGLGAPYWDMYARGALLGLTRGAKREHIVRAVLEAIAYQTKDVLYAMEKDSKINLKSLKVDGGACANNFLMQFQSDILNVPVLRPYEKETTALGAAYLAGLAVGFWKEQGEIKRIQDIEREFRPDMEEEKRKTLYAGWKKAVERSMKWA from the coding sequence ATGAAAAAATATGTTTTAGCCTTTGATCAGGGAACTACGAGCTGCAGGGCAATCTTGTTCGATAAAGACGGAAAAAAAATTGCAACTGCCCAGCAGGAGTTTTCTCAAATTTTTCCTAAGCAGGGCTGGGTCGAGCATGATGCTATGGAAATATGGGGAAAGCAAAGCGGTGTAGCCCGCGAAGTTTTGGAAAGAAGCGGAGTTTCCACCCAAGAGATTGCTGCAATCGGAATTACCAACCAGCGGGAAACAACCGTTGTCTGGAACAAAAAGACAGGCCGTCCCGTTTATAATGCCATAGTTTGGCAGTGCCGCAGAACCGCCGATATCTGCGATGCTCTTAAAGAAAAAGGCCTTTCCGATTCTATCAGAAAAAAAACCGGCTTGATAATAGATGCTTATTTTTCGGGAACCAAGATAAAGTGGATTTTGGATAATGTACCCGAAGCAAGAACTCTGGCCGAAAAAGGCGAGCTTCTTTTCGGAAACATCGACACTTGGCTTATCTGGAATTTGACCAGAGGTAAGGTGCATGTAACCGATTATACAAACGCATCCCGCACCTTGCTTTTTAATATTCACACTCTGCAATGGGATAAGGAGCTTTTAAAGGCTATGGATATCCCCGAATCTATGCTGCCCGAAGTCAAACCTTCAAGTTATGTTTACGGCTATACCGATGAGCATACATTCGGGGGAGCTAAGATTCCGATTGCGGGGGCTGCAGGTGATCAGCAGGCTGCTCTTTTCGGGCAAGCCTGTTTTGAAGAAGGTTCTGCAAAAAACACTTATGGAACCGGCTGCTTTATGTTAATGAATACCGGAGAAAAGATAATAGAATCAGAAAACGGGCTTCTTACGACTATTGCCTTCGGTATAGATAATAGTGTAAAATATGCCTTGGAGGGAAGTAGTTTTATAGCCGGTGCTGCAGTTCAATGGCTGAGAGATGAGTTAAAACTTATCTATACTGCCCACGAAACGGAATACTATGCAGGGCTTGTAAACGACACAAATGGAGTTTATTTTGTTCCCGCCTTTTCAGGTCTGGGTGCACCCTACTGGGATATGTATGCCCGCGGTGCTCTTTTGGGCTTGACAAGGGGGGCAAAAAGAGAGCATATTGTAAGAGCGGTCTTGGAAGCCATCGCCTATCAAACAAAGGATGTCCTTTATGCTATGGAAAAGGATTCCAAGATAAACTTAAAATCGCTTAAAGTAGACGGCGGAGCTTGTGCCAATAATTTTTTAATGCAGTTTCAGTCGGATATTTTAAATGTGCCTGTTTTACGCCCCTACGAAAAAGAAACGACGGCTTTGGGAGCTGCCTATCTTGCAGGTCTTGCCGTAGGCTTTTGGAAAGAACAGGGCGAAATAAAACGGATACAGGATATCGAAAGGGAATTTAGGCCGGATATGGAAGAAGAAAAAAGAAAGACTCTCTATGCCGGATGGAAAAAGGCTGTAGAACGCTCAATGAAATGGGCCTAA
- a CDS encoding spiro-SPASM protein — MKSFAVLSAYDISEYSFKKLESGIIPFEASFRAAAAFPDCKKIIILTSASCEASIVSILKNIKSDELKIEWKVKVLEKISPQAIFSEAAKEAEAESSGFENVFFLHGDESFIDLNATEKLFKQHLEYRAEYSFADGYPEGLIPEILTSGLCPILAKLSENETLFERSFIFDTIKKEINSYDIETMIAPFDLRHLRLRFAADSKRNALLCSRFAGINAENYAKLIEEKKAELFTLPAYYGIEINSSYPLKSIYKPNEVLGLAEKKEMDKAALFSLIEKIAEYSDDAVISLSVFGEPSMYQDCLSVIEKILSFPKLSVLIETCGLYWPSSFIDRLEKVIYVSPKRKNKMLPVYWIVCIDAVSSGMYAKVHGLSEDEANIKLKQALTFTDSLKKVFPDAVWAQIMRMKENEIEVEPFYRFWKNLGVNVIIQKYDTFCKLLEDKRVADLSPFNRHPCWHLKRDMYILADGSVPLCKEDVKRNNILGNAFSDSLDSIRKKTFEVYKKHLECRYGDLCGACDEYYTYNF; from the coding sequence ATGAAGTCTTTTGCTGTTTTATCCGCCTATGATATTTCGGAATATTCGTTTAAAAAACTCGAAAGCGGCATCATCCCATTTGAAGCCTCTTTCCGTGCGGCTGCGGCCTTTCCCGATTGCAAAAAAATTATTATTTTAACCTCCGCTTCTTGTGAAGCCTCTATCGTTTCCATATTAAAAAATATAAAATCGGATGAGCTAAAAATAGAGTGGAAGGTTAAGGTTTTGGAAAAAATAAGTCCGCAAGCCATATTTTCCGAGGCTGCAAAAGAAGCCGAAGCGGAATCTTCCGGTTTTGAAAATGTTTTCTTTTTGCATGGTGATGAGTCTTTTATCGATTTAAATGCAACGGAAAAACTTTTTAAGCAGCATTTGGAATACAGGGCAGAATACAGCTTTGCCGACGGATACCCTGAGGGCCTTATCCCTGAAATTCTTACATCCGGCCTTTGTCCTATTCTTGCAAAGCTTTCCGAAAATGAAACTTTGTTTGAGCGCTCTTTTATTTTTGATACGATAAAAAAAGAAATAAACAGCTATGATATTGAAACTATGATAGCCCCCTTCGATTTAAGGCATCTAAGGCTCCGCTTTGCAGCCGACTCAAAACGGAATGCTCTTTTATGCAGCCGCTTTGCAGGCATAAATGCTGAAAACTATGCAAAACTGATTGAAGAAAAAAAGGCGGAGCTTTTTACTCTTCCTGCATATTACGGTATTGAGATAAATTCTTCCTATCCTTTAAAATCGATATATAAGCCGAATGAGGTTTTAGGGCTTGCGGAAAAAAAAGAAATGGATAAGGCTGCTCTTTTTTCTCTTATCGAAAAAATTGCAGAATATTCCGATGATGCCGTAATTTCTCTTTCGGTTTTTGGAGAGCCTTCAATGTATCAGGATTGCCTTTCGGTAATCGAAAAAATTTTGTCGTTTCCGAAGTTATCCGTTTTGATTGAAACTTGCGGTTTATATTGGCCTTCATCATTTATAGATAGGCTTGAAAAAGTTATTTATGTCTCTCCCAAAAGAAAAAACAAGATGCTTCCGGTTTATTGGATTGTATGTATTGATGCGGTCAGTTCAGGAATGTATGCTAAGGTGCACGGCCTTTCCGAAGATGAGGCAAACATTAAATTAAAACAGGCTCTTACTTTTACCGACAGTTTAAAAAAAGTTTTTCCCGATGCCGTATGGGCTCAAATTATGCGGATGAAAGAAAACGAGATAGAGGTTGAGCCCTTTTATCGTTTTTGGAAAAATTTGGGTGTTAATGTAATTATTCAAAAATACGATACCTTTTGTAAATTGCTTGAAGATAAAAGAGTTGCAGACTTATCGCCTTTTAATAGACATCCATGCTGGCATTTAAAAAGGGATATGTATATTTTGGCTGACGGCTCGGTGCCTCTTTGCAAAGAAGATGTTAAAAGAAATAATATTTTAGGAAATGCTTTTTCGGACAGCTTAGACTCAATCCGTAAAAAAACATTCGAGGTATATAAGAAGCATTTGGAATGCAGATACGGAGATTTGTGCGGAGCCTGCGATGAATACTATACCTACAATTTTTAA
- the pheT gene encoding phenylalanine--tRNA ligase subunit beta, translating into MPKIEVNESLFFKMLGAELEAKLGAKHDYGKLEEILTSAKAELDEKPDTSLPEKERIIKIELNDTNRPDLWSTAGLARLLRIHAGGKSNTKNYQSFLSSKEKTQDSAERRVKVSPELKEIRPFAAGFVISGKPIDELMLADIIQTQEKLCRNFGRKRKTVSMGVYRSKLIKWPIEYTAVDPDKTEFTPLDMEKPLLCRKILKEHPKGIEYASLLEDKKHFPLLKDANGEVLSMPPVINSAKIGAVQAGDTDLFVEFTGTDMTSILLSANIVACDFADCGYTILPVKIEHPYETGYGKTVTTPFYFQENAETSVEAVNKLLGSSFKAEEIADALKRMDSETEISGNKIRLKPSPYRNDFLHEVDIIEDVMMGKTVNFFTPETPNEFTIGRLLPATMLSRKIKGLMTGMGYQEMIFNYLGSKKDYIERMCIDEASVIEISNPMSENYQFVRNSILPSLLNAEMGSANAVYPHKIFETGKIAFFDGTDSTGTRTAQSLGFLTAEQNANFNTAASEAANLLYYLGIEYKVCETDDPRFIPGRQAGLLYNGEQIGIFGEVNPQVLENWDINIPCFAGELNIEKILKRQN; encoded by the coding sequence ATGCCTAAGATTGAAGTAAATGAATCCCTTTTTTTTAAGATGCTAGGAGCAGAACTTGAAGCGAAGCTCGGTGCAAAGCATGACTACGGCAAACTTGAAGAAATTTTAACATCAGCCAAGGCAGAACTTGACGAAAAACCGGACACCTCGCTTCCCGAAAAAGAGCGCATAATTAAGATAGAATTAAACGATACAAATCGTCCCGACCTTTGGTCTACGGCAGGCCTTGCAAGGCTTTTACGCATCCATGCAGGAGGAAAATCAAATACAAAAAACTATCAAAGCTTCCTTTCATCAAAAGAAAAAACGCAAGACTCAGCCGAGCGCAGGGTTAAGGTCTCGCCGGAGCTTAAAGAAATCCGCCCCTTTGCGGCAGGCTTTGTAATTTCGGGTAAGCCCATAGACGAGCTCATGCTTGCCGATATAATCCAAACACAGGAAAAACTTTGCCGCAACTTCGGAAGAAAAAGAAAAACCGTTTCAATGGGCGTTTACCGCTCAAAACTTATAAAATGGCCAATCGAATACACGGCCGTAGATCCCGACAAAACAGAGTTTACTCCGCTCGATATGGAAAAACCTCTTTTATGCCGCAAAATCCTAAAGGAACACCCCAAGGGAATCGAGTATGCCTCATTGCTTGAAGACAAAAAGCACTTCCCTCTTTTGAAGGATGCAAACGGAGAAGTCCTTTCAATGCCTCCCGTTATAAACAGTGCTAAGATAGGGGCCGTTCAAGCAGGAGACACCGATCTTTTTGTCGAATTTACCGGCACGGATATGACAAGCATTTTGCTTTCAGCAAATATAGTCGCATGCGACTTTGCCGACTGCGGATATACGATTCTACCCGTTAAAATAGAGCATCCTTATGAAACGGGATACGGAAAAACCGTTACTACCCCGTTTTATTTTCAAGAAAATGCAGAAACTTCAGTGGAAGCCGTCAACAAGCTCTTGGGCTCTTCTTTTAAGGCGGAAGAAATTGCCGATGCTCTAAAACGCATGGACTCAGAAACCGAAATTTCGGGAAACAAGATTAGGCTGAAACCATCCCCCTACCGCAACGATTTTCTTCATGAAGTGGACATAATCGAAGATGTAATGATGGGTAAAACCGTCAATTTCTTTACGCCCGAAACACCCAACGAATTTACAATCGGAAGGCTTTTGCCTGCAACAATGCTAAGCCGAAAAATAAAGGGGCTTATGACAGGCATGGGCTATCAGGAAATGATTTTTAATTATTTGGGCTCCAAAAAAGACTATATTGAAAGAATGTGTATAGATGAAGCTTCGGTTATCGAGATTTCAAACCCGATGTCCGAAAACTATCAGTTTGTACGCAACTCTATTCTCCCCTCTCTTTTAAATGCTGAGATGGGTTCTGCAAATGCAGTCTATCCGCACAAAATATTCGAGACCGGAAAGATAGCCTTTTTTGACGGCACCGACTCCACAGGCACAAGGACAGCCCAAAGCCTAGGCTTTTTAACTGCAGAACAAAATGCCAACTTTAACACGGCAGCAAGCGAGGCGGCAAACCTCTTATACTACCTCGGAATAGAATACAAGGTTTGCGAAACCGACGACCCCCGCTTTATTCCGGGCAGGCAGGCAGGCCTTCTTTACAATGGAGAACAAATAGGCATATTCGGGGAAGTAAATCCTCAGGTCTTGGAAAACTGGGATATAAACATTCCCTGCTTTGCAGGTGAATTAAATATCGAAAAAATTTTGAAGAGGCAAAACTAA
- a CDS encoding bifunctional glycosyltransferase/class I SAM-dependent methyltransferase, with protein sequence MIGLYEGTAVIVQARLSSKRLVRKALLDLGDRPILYRVLDSVRELPAEHFILACDTNSKKEFQPIAESLGYLCIDGSEEDVLRRFCDAIEFINSNFPNRPLKAVIRVTADNPFLFVQAAEASIRRYFELGDPDYFTYTGLPHGSGIEIIKADSLLKAASETDDEYAHEHVSPAIYGHSDKYRCVRETAPPVWYYPELRTTVDTAEDYEKAKEIYKYLISNKKTVPFTPADIVEAVSYADRLVVFCPSVTPGRGSGHLHRVCDLTRALLGKLRCLIYISESDYPNFSKSLLDSIPSEIIVNEFPKKAALIVLDRFRTSEDEMAFFKNRGPVIAIDDGGTGRRFADFILDILPSLKNVSSSDDDSGSEWIYNLFSPEFISLPVNRKKYFPLKTLQKSKRIHLDPPKTKVLVVCGGENSYRMTLPIAQILASLKFDVSAIDINLSFEDIKRLEGKVKAFSRIDNLKERLYEWDLVVTHYGFTAFEALAAGCYVLLVSPTDYHYKLGLAAGFTSLPAGIPSSTDFANAFSHGIKIPKIITPYSESKNLSSLIKNLSFGSRYLCPICGEDGTSEITARTPDRTMAHCLKCGMYHISFIISPPKQYTKTYFFDEYKAQYGKTYLEDFESIRKQGMRRMEIIDKLYIDIFYKKREYSIFDGEKKILDVGCAYGPFVLAAKYSGWYAVGTDISEAAVKYVTDELKLPAFVSAFPILPKTYEYIYQKRMTGNGFESVSRPIEDGGFAALSMWFVIEHFRDLDSVLKKVNDLLMPGGIFAFSTPNFSGVTGTFSPYKFFAESPTDHYSIWDAKTVKDQLNLYGFKVLKVVSIGHHPERFKWCKNLKKNGILWNIVMAIGMAISKLFKLGDSMEVYAMKQGRLEDIK encoded by the coding sequence ATGATTGGTTTATACGAAGGAACGGCCGTAATTGTTCAAGCTCGATTAAGTTCCAAGCGTTTGGTTAGAAAGGCTTTGTTGGACTTGGGTGACAGGCCTATATTATACAGGGTTTTGGATTCGGTTAGAGAATTACCTGCCGAACATTTTATTTTGGCCTGCGATACCAATTCAAAAAAAGAATTTCAGCCCATAGCCGAATCCTTGGGTTATCTTTGTATTGACGGTTCCGAAGAAGATGTTTTAAGGCGTTTTTGTGATGCCATTGAGTTTATAAATTCCAATTTTCCGAATAGACCTTTAAAGGCCGTCATCAGGGTTACAGCCGATAATCCCTTTCTTTTTGTGCAAGCTGCCGAAGCCTCAATCCGCCGTTATTTTGAATTGGGAGACCCCGATTATTTTACTTACACAGGTCTTCCGCACGGATCGGGTATAGAAATTATCAAGGCCGATTCTCTTTTAAAAGCCGCTTCCGAAACCGATGACGAATACGCTCATGAGCATGTGTCTCCTGCAATTTACGGCCATTCCGATAAATATAGATGTGTCAGAGAGACAGCTCCGCCTGTGTGGTATTATCCCGAACTGCGGACTACCGTTGATACCGCCGAAGACTATGAAAAAGCAAAAGAAATTTATAAGTACTTAATTTCAAATAAGAAGACGGTTCCGTTTACGCCTGCCGACATAGTTGAGGCTGTAAGTTATGCCGATAGGTTGGTTGTATTTTGTCCCTCGGTTACTCCGGGCAGGGGAAGCGGACATTTGCACAGGGTTTGCGATTTAACGAGAGCTCTTTTAGGAAAGTTAAGATGTTTGATTTATATATCCGAGTCGGATTATCCTAATTTTTCAAAATCTCTTTTAGATTCCATTCCTTCCGAAATAATCGTAAATGAGTTCCCCAAAAAAGCGGCTCTAATCGTATTGGACAGGTTTAGAACATCTGAAGATGAGATGGCTTTTTTTAAGAATAGGGGGCCTGTTATCGCAATTGACGATGGCGGCACCGGCCGAAGATTTGCCGATTTTATTTTGGATATACTACCTTCACTTAAAAATGTAAGTTCGTCTGATGATGATTCCGGCTCCGAATGGATTTATAATCTTTTTTCACCGGAATTTATTTCTCTTCCCGTTAATCGAAAAAAATATTTTCCATTAAAAACTTTGCAAAAAAGTAAACGTATCCATTTAGATCCGCCTAAAACAAAGGTTCTTGTAGTTTGCGGCGGAGAAAATTCTTATAGGATGACCCTTCCTATTGCACAAATTCTAGCCTCCTTAAAATTCGACGTTTCTGCAATAGATATAAATTTAAGCTTTGAAGATATAAAACGGCTTGAAGGAAAGGTTAAAGCTTTTTCAAGAATCGATAATTTAAAAGAACGGCTTTATGAATGGGATTTGGTTGTAACCCATTACGGGTTTACGGCTTTTGAAGCCTTGGCTGCAGGATGCTATGTGCTTTTGGTTTCTCCTACCGACTATCATTATAAGTTAGGTTTAGCAGCCGGCTTTACATCTCTTCCTGCAGGGATACCTTCCAGTACCGACTTTGCTAATGCCTTTTCTCATGGAATTAAAATACCTAAGATTATTACGCCTTATTCTGAATCAAAGAATTTATCTTCTCTGATAAAAAATTTGTCTTTCGGTTCACGGTATCTCTGTCCTATTTGCGGAGAAGACGGTACCTCCGAAATTACAGCCAGAACTCCCGATAGGACTATGGCACATTGTTTAAAGTGCGGAATGTACCATATTTCTTTTATAATAAGTCCTCCAAAACAATATACCAAAACTTATTTTTTTGATGAGTACAAGGCCCAATACGGTAAAACCTACTTAGAGGATTTTGAGTCTATAAGAAAGCAGGGTATGCGCCGAATGGAAATTATCGATAAACTTTATATAGATATTTTTTATAAAAAAAGGGAATACAGTATTTTTGACGGTGAAAAGAAAATATTGGATGTAGGCTGTGCCTACGGCCCCTTTGTCCTTGCTGCAAAATATTCGGGTTGGTATGCCGTCGGAACCGATATTTCGGAAGCCGCCGTAAAATATGTAACGGACGAGTTAAAGCTGCCGGCCTTTGTTTCGGCTTTTCCGATTCTCCCGAAAACCTATGAGTATATTTACCAAAAACGAATGACGGGAAACGGATTTGAATCGGTTTCAAGACCTATTGAAGACGGAGGTTTTGCGGCCCTTTCTATGTGGTTTGTTATCGAGCATTTTAGGGACTTGGATTCCGTTTTAAAAAAAGTAAACGATCTTTTAATGCCGGGCGGTATTTTTGCTTTTTCAACTCCAAACTTTTCCGGTGTTACGGGAACTTTTTCGCCCTATAAATTTTTTGCAGAAAGTCCTACCGACCATTATTCAATATGGGATGCAAAAACCGTAAAGGATCAACTCAATCTGTACGGCTTTAAAGTTTTAAAGGTTGTTTCGATAGGCCATCATCCTGAAAGATTTAAGTGGTGTAAAAATCTTAAAAAGAACGGAATACTTTGGAACATAGTTATGGCCATAGGCATGGCTATAAGTAAACTTTTTAAACTGGGAGACAGTATGGAAGTTTATGCAATGAAACAGGGAAGACTGGAGGATATAAAATGA
- a CDS encoding Gx transporter family protein, whose amino-acid sequence MLRLSLKAKKADSLIPLFGGFCFFLSAIEIMIPKPVPFFRIGLANLPIILGIDLFSFPAFVLLLVIKVLGQALISGTLFSYIVLFSAIGTFSSGLLMYAMRKIPRKTISFMGISLAGAFVSNSLQFLLAVLLMFGKSAVYVIPPVFSLGTLTALFLGWFASEFEIQSVWYQRVKAERFDFVPDNSQAVRHYKSENETEKTKSRTLRDRYLRIGSGISLFLILLFVPFLPVQALVLGAALILCAADRQKLNFLNLIFMFTAITVFNLFPPIGKIIFSIGSIDITHQALLRGFEKAIVLLGMIYISKWMLKAKMNFKSRIGKSIQEAFSVFYKLLSVKHEIKPKMIIPTIDSVLLSINRL is encoded by the coding sequence ATGCTCAGGTTGTCATTAAAAGCAAAAAAGGCGGATTCCCTTATTCCATTGTTCGGAGGATTTTGTTTTTTTCTTTCGGCAATCGAGATAATGATACCCAAGCCGGTTCCTTTTTTTAGAATCGGCTTGGCCAATCTGCCCATAATTTTAGGCATAGACCTCTTCTCTTTTCCGGCCTTTGTACTTCTTTTAGTTATAAAGGTTTTAGGTCAAGCCCTTATTTCGGGAACTCTTTTTTCCTATATTGTTCTTTTTTCCGCAATCGGAACATTTTCCTCGGGGCTGTTAATGTATGCCATGAGAAAAATTCCGCGAAAAACAATTTCTTTTATGGGGATAAGTTTGGCAGGGGCCTTTGTTTCAAACAGCCTGCAATTTCTTTTAGCAGTCTTACTCATGTTCGGAAAATCGGCTGTCTACGTAATTCCGCCCGTGTTTTCTTTAGGCACCTTAACGGCCTTATTTTTAGGCTGGTTTGCATCCGAATTTGAAATACAATCCGTCTGGTATCAAAGAGTAAAGGCCGAAAGATTCGATTTTGTCCCTGATAATTCACAAGCGGTAAGACATTATAAGAGTGAAAACGAAACTGAAAAAACAAAAAGCCGGACTTTAAGAGACAGGTATCTTAGAATAGGTTCGGGTATAAGCCTTTTTTTAATCTTACTCTTTGTGCCTTTTTTACCGGTACAAGCCCTTGTTTTGGGAGCTGCCCTGATTCTTTGTGCAGCCGACAGACAAAAACTTAATTTTTTAAATTTAATCTTTATGTTTACGGCAATTACCGTTTTCAACCTTTTCCCACCCATAGGCAAGATAATTTTTAGCATAGGAAGCATAGATATAACTCATCAAGCCCTACTACGCGGATTTGAAAAAGCTATTGTGTTGTTAGGAATGATATATATATCGAAATGGATGCTGAAAGCAAAGATGAATTTTAAAAGCCGAATAGGAAAATCAATACAGGAAGCGTTCAGTGTCTTTTACAAATTATTATCGGTAAAACACGAAATCAAACCCAAAATGATAATTCCCACCATAGATTCGGTTTTATTAAGCATAAACAGACTTTAA
- a CDS encoding iron-containing alcohol dehydrogenase → MYNFEFEVPVKILFGKGSIENLVPEILKYGKRVLLCYGGGSIKRMGLYDTIIKKLDQAGIFYKELSGISPNPRIEEVEEGIKIVREHKLDFILPVGGGSTIDCSKAVSAGVNYAGSAWDLITGKAEIKDVLPIGTVLTLSATGSEMNCGAVISNLKTKEKLGFGAPPLLPKFSVLDPEYTYSVPKNQTAAGTADIMSHTFECYFSLNDGAYLQDRFAESILKTCIEYGPLAIKNPENYEARSNLMWAGTWAINGLLSDGKKTAWSVHPMEHELSAFYDITHGVGLAILTPHWLRHCLNDKTVKKIADYGINVWGLPRGEEVYKTAEKAIECTSDFFKSLGIPMTLREAGIGEEHLKEMAEAAVAHRGKNGVIYGFQELRADDVYAIFKAAL, encoded by the coding sequence ATGTATAATTTTGAATTTGAAGTGCCGGTTAAAATTTTATTCGGTAAGGGCAGTATTGAGAACCTCGTACCTGAGATTCTCAAATACGGAAAAAGAGTTCTCCTATGTTACGGAGGCGGAAGTATTAAAAGAATGGGGCTTTATGATACAATCATTAAAAAACTGGATCAAGCCGGAATCTTTTATAAGGAGCTTTCCGGTATTTCGCCAAATCCCCGCATTGAAGAAGTGGAAGAGGGAATAAAGATAGTCCGTGAACACAAGCTGGATTTTATTCTACCTGTCGGAGGTGGAAGCACCATCGACTGCTCTAAGGCTGTTTCTGCCGGTGTAAATTATGCAGGAAGTGCATGGGACTTGATTACGGGCAAGGCCGAAATTAAAGATGTATTACCGATAGGAACGGTACTTACTCTTTCTGCTACCGGTTCCGAGATGAACTGCGGGGCCGTTATTTCAAACCTTAAAACGAAGGAAAAGCTGGGCTTCGGAGCTCCGCCCCTTCTTCCGAAATTTTCGGTTCTTGATCCCGAATACACCTATTCCGTTCCTAAAAATCAGACAGCCGCAGGTACGGCCGATATTATGAGCCACACCTTCGAGTGTTATTTTAGCCTAAATGACGGGGCATATCTTCAAGACAGGTTTGCAGAAAGTATCTTAAAAACCTGTATCGAATACGGACCCTTGGCTATTAAAAATCCCGAAAACTATGAAGCCCGCTCCAACCTTATGTGGGCAGGTACATGGGCTATAAACGGTCTTTTAAGTGACGGTAAAAAAACGGCTTGGTCTGTTCATCCTATGGAGCACGAGCTGAGTGCTTTTTATGACATCACTCACGGAGTGGGGCTTGCTATTTTAACTCCTCATTGGCTGAGGCATTGCTTAAACGATAAAACCGTTAAAAAGATTGCAGATTACGGTATAAATGTTTGGGGCCTTCCAAGAGGAGAAGAAGTTTATAAAACGGCCGAAAAGGCAATCGAGTGTACTTCGGACTTTTTTAAATCTCTAGGCATTCCGATGACATTGAGGGAAGCGGGAATAGGCGAGGAGCATTTAAAAGAAATGGCTGAAGCCGCTGTTGCTCACCGAGGTAAAAACGGAGTTATCTACGGCTTTCAAGAACTTCGAGCCGATGATGTTTATGCAATCTTTAAGGCAGCTCTTTAA